The Sphingomonas alpina genome has a segment encoding these proteins:
- a CDS encoding FAD-dependent monooxygenase, with product MIYDVVIAGAGPVGLFLACELRLAGLSVLVLEQADDPRSPLKRLPFGMRGLSAPTIEAFYRRGLLKDIAAPQAVKREAEGRNAANAAHWMQQSRRPGGHFAGIQFYLDSIDTSKWPYRLPGPAGTSLAVEMEHFESVLAARAIAMGVEVRRGLGLDGFDPSEKDVTVRAGGEVFRGQWLVGCDGGRSTVRKAGGFEFVGTDPEFTGYSVQIEMADPDQLKPGRHYTPTGMYTYQKPGIIAMVDFDGGAYHRTQPITVDHIQAVLRHISCTDVTVTALELATTWTDRAFHATAYRRGRVLLAGDAAHIHSPLGGQGLNLGLGDAMNLGWKLASTIRGDAPDGLLESYTCERHPVGAQILDWSRAQVALMRPSPGTRALEAILRDLIDTRDGATYFAERVWGVSLRYDLGGDHPLVGRSVPDFELVNGTRLGEQLGEGKGLLLDFDARPPLQMLASRWGGRITYIASDVRDRLGISAVLVRPDGVVAWAGEAAPDPEEAAEAASRWFGRPGGPHGAG from the coding sequence TTGATCTATGATGTGGTGATTGCCGGTGCCGGCCCCGTCGGCTTGTTTCTTGCCTGTGAGCTGCGCCTTGCAGGGCTCTCCGTGCTGGTGCTGGAGCAGGCCGATGACCCGCGCTCTCCCCTCAAGCGCCTTCCGTTCGGCATGCGCGGTCTTTCCGCGCCCACCATTGAGGCCTTTTATCGTCGCGGGCTGTTGAAGGACATCGCCGCGCCGCAAGCCGTAAAACGCGAGGCCGAGGGCCGCAACGCTGCGAATGCCGCGCACTGGATGCAGCAGTCACGCCGCCCGGGCGGCCATTTCGCCGGGATCCAATTCTATCTGGATAGTATCGACACGTCGAAATGGCCGTATCGCCTGCCCGGTCCGGCCGGCACCAGCTTGGCGGTCGAGATGGAGCATTTCGAATCCGTCCTCGCCGCTCGTGCAATCGCGATGGGTGTGGAGGTCCGGCGTGGCCTCGGTCTCGATGGCTTCGACCCGTCGGAAAAGGACGTGACCGTTCGGGCCGGCGGCGAGGTTTTTCGTGGACAATGGCTCGTCGGTTGCGACGGTGGGCGAAGCACGGTGCGCAAGGCCGGCGGCTTTGAGTTTGTCGGCACCGATCCCGAATTCACCGGCTATTCCGTTCAAATCGAAATGGCGGACCCCGACCAGCTCAAGCCGGGGCGCCACTACACCCCGACGGGCATGTATACATACCAAAAGCCCGGCATCATCGCGATGGTCGATTTCGACGGGGGTGCGTATCACCGGACCCAGCCGATCACGGTCGATCATATTCAGGCGGTGCTGCGCCATATCTCCTGCACCGATGTGACGGTGACCGCCCTTGAGCTTGCGACGACCTGGACGGATCGCGCCTTTCACGCGACAGCGTATCGTCGGGGGCGAGTGCTCCTCGCGGGCGATGCCGCGCACATCCATTCTCCCTTGGGTGGCCAGGGCCTCAATCTCGGCCTTGGCGACGCGATGAATCTGGGGTGGAAGCTGGCGTCCACCATCCGCGGCGATGCGCCGGATGGGCTGCTTGAAAGCTATACCTGCGAGCGGCATCCGGTGGGCGCGCAGATTCTCGACTGGTCGCGCGCGCAGGTCGCGCTCATGCGGCCAAGCCCGGGTACGCGTGCACTTGAAGCCATCCTTCGTGATCTGATCGACACGCGCGATGGCGCGACCTATTTCGCCGAACGCGTATGGGGTGTTTCGCTCCGCTACGATCTTGGCGGCGACCATCCGCTGGTGGGGCGCAGTGTTCCCGACTTCGAACTGGTCAATGGGACGAGACTGGGTGAGCAACTCGGGGAAGGGAAAGGCCTGCTCCTCGACTTCGACGCCCGTCCCCCGCTTCAAATGCTGGCGAGCCGCTGGGGTGGTCGGATTACCTATATCGCAAGCGACGTCAGGGATCGCCTGGGCATCAGCGCAGTGCTCGTACGCCCCGATGGCGTGGTTGCCTGGGCCGGTGAGGCGGCTCCAGATCCTGAGGAAGCGGCCGAGGCAGCGTCGCGGTGGTTCGGCAGGCCCGGCGGGCCCCATGGGGCTGGTTGA
- a CDS encoding ABC1 kinase family protein, translated as MIKTLMVAARDRNRLAEIIGIATRYGLDVLLVRLGLEAKAREVEGAIDADTLPHRTRLALEALGPTFVKLGQILATRADLLPPQWIEELEHLHSRAPTLPFETLRAEVEAALGQPPETAFASFDATPLAAASMAQVHRATLADGRPVVLKIRRPGIRPVMEADLRLIAQVAVIAENTNAEARRFAPVAMVRQLTQAVLEELDFSNEGRNADRLRDDFSGNDRLVIPEIHWEWTSETLLVMDYIDGVPPRDGETLRAAGIDPAEIAGLSADVVLDMVLINGRFHADPHPGNLLCLPGNRLALLDMGMIGHVSPRRREEFLSFVQSLTSGDPAALADTLMIWSKDSGVPRERILVAAEQLVARHGGQRLILSAMVADFLPLLRKEGLVMPPDLLLIFKALVTVDGVLTGIQPGFDLSAAMRRSYMRIITARLSPGNWGPALGAVLWELARIGDDAPRLLRAAVQKLEGGSANAGTSGQDVAEAIAASGRWIGRAILLAGAAIGFGLIIAAWLR; from the coding sequence ATGATCAAGACACTCATGGTTGCGGCCCGGGATCGCAATCGCCTCGCGGAGATCATCGGCATCGCCACGCGCTATGGGCTCGATGTCCTGCTCGTGCGGCTCGGGCTTGAGGCGAAGGCGCGCGAGGTCGAGGGTGCAATCGACGCCGACACCCTGCCCCATCGCACCCGGCTCGCGCTGGAGGCGCTTGGCCCGACCTTCGTGAAGCTGGGGCAGATCCTTGCCACACGTGCCGATCTGCTACCGCCGCAATGGATCGAGGAGCTTGAGCATCTGCACAGCCGCGCCCCGACCCTGCCCTTCGAAACGCTTCGGGCGGAGGTCGAGGCAGCACTCGGCCAGCCGCCGGAAACCGCCTTTGCCAGCTTCGACGCCACCCCGCTGGCCGCCGCCTCGATGGCGCAGGTTCACCGGGCGACGCTTGCCGACGGGCGCCCGGTGGTGCTCAAGATTCGGCGCCCCGGCATCCGGCCGGTCATGGAAGCCGATCTCCGCCTGATCGCTCAGGTCGCGGTGATCGCAGAGAACACCAATGCCGAGGCACGCCGCTTCGCGCCGGTCGCGATGGTCAGGCAATTGACGCAAGCGGTGCTGGAAGAGCTGGATTTCAGCAATGAAGGCCGGAATGCCGACCGGCTGCGTGACGATTTTTCCGGCAACGACCGACTCGTCATTCCAGAAATCCATTGGGAATGGACCTCCGAGACACTGCTCGTCATGGACTATATCGATGGCGTACCGCCCCGCGACGGCGAGACGCTGCGTGCCGCCGGGATCGACCCGGCCGAGATCGCCGGCCTGAGTGCCGACGTGGTACTCGACATGGTGCTGATCAACGGCCGCTTCCATGCTGATCCGCATCCGGGCAATCTGCTTTGCCTTCCCGGCAATCGCCTTGCCCTGCTCGACATGGGCATGATCGGCCATGTCAGCCCGCGCCGGCGCGAGGAGTTTCTGAGTTTCGTCCAATCGCTGACCTCCGGTGATCCGGCCGCGCTGGCGGACACGCTGATGATCTGGTCGAAAGACAGCGGCGTGCCGCGCGAACGTATCCTGGTCGCGGCGGAACAGCTTGTCGCGCGCCATGGCGGCCAGCGCCTGATCCTCAGCGCGATGGTGGCCGATTTCCTGCCGCTGCTGCGCAAGGAGGGGCTGGTGATGCCGCCCGACCTGTTGCTGATCTTCAAAGCGCTGGTCACGGTCGATGGCGTGCTGACCGGCATCCAGCCCGGCTTCGATCTCTCGGCGGCGATGCGCCGCTCCTATATGCGGATCATTACCGCCCGCCTGTCACCGGGGAACTGGGGCCCGGCACTTGGCGCCGTGCTTTGGGAACTCGCCAGGATCGGCGATGACGCCCCGCGCCTGCTGCGCGCCGCCGTCCAGAAACTTGAGGGCGGTTCGGCGAACGCCGGCACGAGCGGGCAGGATGTTGCCGAGGCGATTGCCGCAAGCGGACGATGGATCGGAAGAGCGATCCTGCTGGCAGGTGCGGCGATCGGGTTTGGACTGATCATTGCCGCCTGGCTGCGATGA
- a CDS encoding AraC family transcriptional regulator: protein MPILSDPSAGTDRFDPDEIHRPIVTVGIAIAEVRKIEIDFHRHRKGQFLLVQQGALSCEVEEGLWIVPPRSAIWIPGGALHAVKTTGALEGYNAFVDPDFCARLPKLCCAVSVSPLLRELLIRSARLPPLYEEGGAESRLVMVLLDEIASARAEDLHLPMPSDQRLRRIVELMIDCPADRGTMDVWAGRAGLSERSLARLIARETGMSFSRWRQQLGVMLAVKWLAGGASIKQVASDLGYESLPSFVTMFRKAIGVSPGRYMAERHTVR, encoded by the coding sequence ATGCCGATTTTAAGCGATCCATCCGCCGGGACCGACCGGTTCGATCCGGATGAAATACACCGCCCGATCGTAACGGTCGGCATCGCGATCGCGGAAGTTCGCAAGATCGAAATCGACTTCCATCGTCACCGAAAGGGCCAGTTCCTGCTGGTGCAGCAAGGAGCGCTCAGTTGCGAGGTCGAAGAAGGGCTGTGGATCGTACCGCCACGCAGCGCCATCTGGATCCCCGGTGGTGCGCTGCATGCCGTCAAAACGACCGGAGCACTGGAAGGCTATAACGCCTTTGTCGATCCGGATTTCTGCGCGCGCTTGCCCAAGCTCTGCTGCGCCGTCTCGGTTTCGCCGCTGCTGCGCGAGCTTCTGATCCGCTCGGCAAGGCTGCCTCCGCTTTATGAAGAGGGTGGCGCGGAGTCCCGGCTGGTGATGGTCCTGCTCGACGAGATCGCGTCGGCGCGGGCGGAGGATCTCCACCTGCCGATGCCATCCGACCAGCGCCTCCGCAGGATCGTCGAGTTGATGATCGACTGTCCGGCGGATCGAGGAACGATGGACGTCTGGGCAGGGCGCGCGGGGTTGAGCGAGCGTAGCCTGGCGCGACTGATCGCGCGTGAGACGGGTATGAGTTTCAGCCGCTGGCGTCAGCAACTCGGCGTCATGCTCGCTGTAAAATGGTTGGCCGGGGGTGCTTCGATCAAGCAAGTGGCAAGCGATCTCGGCTATGAAAGCCTGCCCAGCTTCGTGACCATGTTTCGCAAGGCGATCGGCGTGTCGCCAGGACGCTACATGGCCGAACGGCACACCGTCCGATGA